The following are encoded in a window of Candida dubliniensis CD36 chromosome 4, complete sequence genomic DNA:
- a CDS encoding conserved hypothetical protein (possibly Candida-specific), with amino-acid sequence MNATCKDITLQHIQINPTMKLVILLFTLIQVSTTTATAANRAHNKDYVYYDCNTWCTQALNQENGCGYYDEDISDQEYFGCLCTNSQYFSNLRSCDCYTKAVYYASRTICSLASDESYSGSWSDIDISATTNYSPSTEDSSSTGDSTSNETSSLIDIISSTKDSSSSKGITTTSTGSSTGDNTSTITSLSTQGGGGNNGNNGNGGNSGSGGNSGSGGSGGSGGSGGNGGSGGNGGAANHNEQTSVPPNSQSSTTNSQPTSSQTTSGAANYLSSISVGTFLILVLSLI; translated from the coding sequence ATGAATGCAACTTGTAAAGATATCACTCTACAacatattcaaattaaCCCAACAATGAAGTTagttattttattatttactttAATTCAGGTTTCTACTACCACTGCTACTGCCGCCAATAGAGCTCACAACAAAGATTACGTATACTATGATTGTAATACTTGGTGCACTCAGGCtttaaatcaagaaaatggATGTGGTTACtatgatgaagatatttCGGACCAAGAGTACTTTGGTTGTTTATGTACTAATTCACAATATTTTAGCAATTTAAGAAGTTGTGATTGTTATACCAAGGCTGTTTATTATGCATCCAGAACTATTTGTTCATTAGCAAGTGATGAGTCTTATAGTGGCTCATGGTCGGATATTGATATCTCTGCTACTACTAATTATAGTCCATCTACCGAAGATAGTTCATCGACTGGGGATAGTACATCCAATGAGACCAGctcattaattgatattattctGTCCACTAAGGACAGCTCATCTTCTAAAGGTATTACCACTACTAGCACGGGTTCTTCCACAGGTGACAATACTTCTACCATAACTAGCTTGTCAACTCAAGGCGGTGGTGGAAACAACGGAAATAATGGGAATGGTGGTAAcagtggtagtggtggtaacagtggtagtggtggtagtggtggtagtggtggtagtggtggtaatggtggtagtggtggtaatggtggtgCTGCTAATCACAATGAACAAACATCCGTCCCTCCAAATTCACAGTCATCTACAACCAATAGCCAACCTACCAGCTCTCAAACAACTTCAGGAGCTGCTAATTATTTGTCAAGTATCAGTGTTGGTacatttttgattttagttttaagtttgatttga
- a CDS encoding Argonaute-like protein, putative (Similar to Arabidopsis thaliana AGO1), protein MSDLVKFSTPTKINDKALVAVDTYKNTFQKQIKNEQNGILLRPSFGTEGVPTVVGVNYFKYNVNGLKLYSYRVDLLENPNVKTRLTIKTAVEKYLMELEPFKSKKAIIYYRDHNHLYSRMPLPIEDVVIYPLELGGDPKREKKIVELKIQFIKQLNFSDLLNYTRLKNYTPDFLETVEYTNALVAVMGSQVMKNTNVVGLGPNKFFLIDGATKTTELDKGLYIVMGTFASVRCSFDDVRINLNPTPAIFYKSSKPNGEPMNVLDLIQEFLKIRNVPTEKDIKRAQSFIKGCKIYRTYLNRKTAKAILGFDFTNNSETLKFKDANDKLVSVKQYFIERWNIRLKYPKLPLIKIGPDAFLPMELGIIAPHQQYKGELADPAKIIKITATRPNQKAELISKTNRNLFQKQVDFGSIESQFTVVPARVLNAPTIEYANNQMVTYKPAPFNGRSEKQKGNWNLERYRFVDAAKITKPMGKPFNFGVVILKDDYVAKRIGDLQKAVPALLAELSRLGIKVGKNFQKYSVDLNHATVKSPSGLESNLISIAKKAKTVDHCHYLLFILPRQDTQLYSAIKRACDLKIGILNSCSVLNTFTKKRRGSDNFDTMTYAQMAMKINIKLGGSNHKLSKKDSQGLFDKNNVPIFILGADVTHPTGEINSESVSIASIVGSEDGIFNKFPGSVRIQTGGQEVIADVKSMVLERLENFHKKVGKLPSKVLFYRDGVSEGQYTTILKEELTKIKAAFIEYGKLKNIPKYSPTITFMIVVKRHHTRFIPIHDNGDDPKTKKQIAVTSNENVIPGTTVDREITSPAYFDFYVQSQQSLQGTGIPAHYFVLHDENNYTSDAIQKITYDLCHTFSRATKSVKVVPAAYYADLLCTRGRDYIYGFVKDPNLSGTPIERARTKFGENVNPSVRNTMFYI, encoded by the coding sequence ATGAGTGATCTCGTCAAATTTTCCACgccaacaaaaataaatgataaagCTTTAGTGGCAGTTGACACTTATAAGAATACTttccaaaaacaaataaagaaCGAGCAAAATGGAATTTTGTTGAGACCATCTTTTGGTACCGAAGGTGTTCCCACCGTTGTAGGAGtcaattatttcaaatataatGTTAATGGATTGAAATTATATTCCTATCGTGTAGATTTATTGGAAAATCCTAACGTTAAAACCAGATTAACTATCAAAACTGCAGTTGAGAAATATTTAATGGAATTGGAACCAtttaaaagtaaaaaagCTATTATTTATTACCGTGATCATAATCATCTTTATTCAAGAATGCCGCTTCCTATTGAAGACGTTGTTATTTATCCTCTTGAACTTGGTGGTGATCctaaaagagaaaagaaaattgttgaattaaaaatccaatttattaaacaattgaatttttctgATTTGCTTAATTATACTcgattgaaaaattatacTCCTGATTTTTTGGAAACTGTTGAATATACTAACGCGTTAGTTGCAGTTATGGGATCACAAGTGATGAAAAATACTAATGTTGTTGGTCTTGGTCCCAAtaagttttttttgattgatgGGGCCACGAAAACTACTGAATTGGATAAAGGGTTATATATTGTAATGGGGACGTTTGCTTCCGTTAGATGTTCCTTTGACGATGTTAGAATTAATTTAAACCCCACCCCAGCTATTTtttataaatcatcaaaacCAAATGGTGAACCAATGAATGTTTTGGATttaattcaagaatttttaaagATTAGAAATGTCCCTACTGAAAAAGATATTAAAAGAGCTCAATCATTTATTAAGGGTTGTAAAATCTATCGTACTTATCTTAATCGTAAAACTGCTAAAGCTATTCTTGGATTTGATTTCACCAACAATTCCGAAACATTAAAATTCAAAGATgctaatgataaattggtTAGTGTTAAACAATATTTCATTGAAAGATGGAATATTAGATTGAAATATCCAAAGTTACCATTGATTAAAATTGGTCCTGATGCATTTTTACCTATGGAATTAGGAATCATTGCTCCTCATCAACAATACAAGGGGGAATTAGCTGATCCAGCAAAGATTATTAAAATCACTGCTACCAGACCTAATCAAAAGGCCGAATTGATTAGTAAAACCAATAGAAATTTGTTTCAGAAACAAGTTGATTTTGGTAGTATTGAATCACAATTCACCGTAGTTCCTGCCAGAGTTTTAAATGCACCCACTATTGAATATGCTAATAATCAAATGGTTACTTATAAACCCGCACCTTTTAATGGCAGATCTGAAAAGCAAAAGGGGAATTGGAATCTTGAAAGATATCGATTTGTTGATGCGGCAAAAATCACCAAACCAATGGGGAAACCATTCAATTTTGGTGTAGTTATTTTAAAAGATGACTATGTTGCTAAACGTATTGGTGATTTACAAAAAGCCGTCCCCGCATTATTAGCAGAACTTTCTCGATTAGGTATTAAAGTTGGtaaaaatttccaaaaatatTCTGTTGATTTAAATCATGCCACGGTTAAATCTCCATCCGGATTAGAatctaatttaatttccATTGCCAAAAAGGCTAAAACAGTTGATCATTGccattatttattatttatctTACCAAGACAAGATACTCAATTATATTCAGCTATTAAAAGAGCTTGTGATCTTAAAATTGGGATTCTTAACAGTTGTTCAGTTTTAAATACTTTTACTAAAAAAAGACGGGGGTCCGATAATTTCGATACTATGACATATGCCCAAATGGCCAtgaaaattaatattaaattagGGGGGTCAAATCATAAATTATCTAAAAAAGATAGTCAAggattatttgataaaaataatgttCCAATTTTCATTCTTGGAGCTGATGTTACTCATCCAACTGGTGAAATCAATTCCGAATCAGTTTCTATTGCGTCTATAGTTGGTAGTGAAGATggaatttttaataaattcccGGGATCAGTTAGAATTCAAACTGGTGGACAAGAAGTTATTGCTGATGTTAAAAGTATGGTTTTAGAAAGATTAGAAAATTTCCATAAAAAAGTCGGCAAATTACCAAGTAAGGTATTATTTTATCGTGATGGAGTATCTGAGGGGCAATATACCACGattttaaaagaagaattaacaaaaattaaagcagcttttattgaatatggtaaattgaaaaatataccAAAATATTCTCCAACAATTACATTTATGATCGTTGTTAAAAGACATCATACAAGATTTATTCCTATTCATGATAATGGTGATGATcctaaaactaaaaaacaaattgctGTTACTAGTAATGAAAATGTAATTCCTGGTACTACTGTTGATAGAGAAATCACTTCTCCTGcttattttgatttttatgTTCAATCTCAACAATCTTTACAAGGTACTGGTATTCCAGCtcattattttgttttacatgatgaaaataattataCTTCAGATGctattcaaaaaattacttATGATTTATGTCATACTTTTAGTAGAGCTACTAAATCAGTTAAAGTTGTCCCTGCAGCTTATTATGCTGATTTATTATGTACAAGAGGAAGAGATTATATTTATGGTTTTGTTAAAGATCCAAATTTATCTGGTACTCCTATTGAAAGAGCAAGAACTAAATTTGGTGAAAATGTTAATCCAAGTGTTCGTAACACAATGTTTTACATTTAG
- a CDS encoding subunit of the nuclear pore complex, putative (Similar to S. cerevisiae NUP60), with the protein MDNRKVFSSYRSKLNTKKDNSYHPYSLITNRFKHWFNKTDNKSESSSSESQSTSVNTKTNNESEPSFIKPFKFPEPKLASSSSSSTTSSVTQESTKSFRVPGSFTVDDMQQQQQQQQQQQQQPKTNKIVDISRHDVSMNDTTNDHTANEILSNFFKRKGEKPLNDIEYEGVMALISRSKAGTPISKRVISESILEQQPQRKRAKNEKLIDGAAGATGAAGATYKQSTLIHDTSNISISTPGYKPTYHTIQNDTFDRSNQSFNNTTSIIPSIKRVYQFSGLPSPYSTRLRPPSSTKKYKKLRNLHNENSKLDNTSTAINNNDTTTMNNSANTTTFVNKTREFKSETAKTLLSILDGSEQEKAFDFNNDDSKLEDLKPSFSSGFKFINPYAKNGRKISRSIKNLKPETGIVNKAISITANDIDKTISYDKSESLPLAKNPSQDSSINKLEKKSNGNIGQENGESSNAGFGSEKNSSSPSKNTFTFNKSETVLKPEENNNKSDTTTRNDQPKFNGTINFNDNSNSTKSTNAANKETSSESIISNGNSNKQNPFIFEFPKVEVKNVQLDTNKVDSFKSLFLF; encoded by the coding sequence atGGATAATAGAAAAGTGTTTAGTTCTTACAGGAGTAAGCTaaataccaaaaaagatAATAGTTATCATCCATATTCTTTGATCACTAATAGATTTAAACATTGGTTTAACAAAACTGATAACAAATCTgaatcttcatcttcagaaAGTCAGTCAACATCTGTAAATACAAAAACGAATAATGAATCTGAACCATCGTTTATAAAGCCATTTAAATTTCCTGAACCAAAGTTAgcttcatcatcatcatcatcgacTACATCCTCAGTTACTCAAGAAAGTACTAAATCATTCAGAGTTCCTGGATCATTTACAGTAGATGAtatgcaacaacaacaacaacaacaacaacaacaacaacaacaaccaaaaacTAATAAAATTGTGGATATTAGTCGTCATGACGTATCTATGAATGACACAACTAACGACCATACTGCAAATGAAATTctatcaaattttttcaagaGAAAAGGTGAGAAGCCATTAAATGATATAGAATATGAAGGAGTAATGGCATTGATTTCTAGATCGAAAGCTGGTACACCAATTAGTAAACGAGTGATATctgaatcaattttagaacaacaaccacaaagGAAAAGGGccaaaaatgaaaagttAATAGACGGTGCAGCTGGTGCAACTGGTGCAGCTGGTGCTACTTACAAACAAAGCACTTTGATTCATGATACTTCAAATATAAGTATATCTACTCCAGGATATAAACCAACCTATCATACTATTCAAAATGATACTTTTGATAGAAGCAATCAATCATTCAATAACACTACTTCAATCATACCTTCTATCAAACGAGTCTATCAATTTTCAGGATTACCTTCACCTTATTCTACTAGACTTAGACCTCCTTCTTCAAcgaaaaaatataaaaaactAAGAAATTTGCATAATGAAAATAGCAAGCTTGATAATACAAGTACAGctatcaataataatgacaCTACTACTATGAATAATAGTGCcaatactactactttTGTTAATAAAACACGAGAATTTAAAAGTGAAACTGCGAAAACTTTATTATCTATATTGGATGGTAGTGAACAAGAGAAAgcatttgattttaataatgatgattcaaAATTAGAGGATTTAAAACCGTCATTCTCATCAGGgtttaaattcattaatccATATGCTAAAAATGGTCGTAAGATATCaagatcaattaaaaatctTAAACCAGAAACTGGAATTGTTAATAAAGCAATATCTATAACTGcaaatgatattgataaaactATATCATATGATAAATCTGAATCATTACCTTTAGCGAAAAACCCATCGCAGGATTCAtccattaataaattggaGAAGAAACTGAACGGAAATATTGGTCAAGAAAATGGTGAATCATCAAATGCAGGATTTGGTTCTGAGAAGAATCTGAGTTCTCCATCGAAAAATACATTCacttttaataaatccGAGACAGTGCTTAAACCAGAGGagaacaataataaatctgaTACTACTACTCGCAATGATCAACCAAAATTCAATGGGacaatcaatttcaatgatAATTCCAATTCTACCAAATCAACCAACGCCGCTAACAAAGAAACTTCCAGTGAAAGTATTATATCAAATGGAAATtctaataaacaaaatccatttatttttgaatttcctAAAGTTGAAGTGAAAAATGTTCAATTGGATACAAATAAAGTTGATAgttttaaatcattatttttgttttag
- a CDS encoding (R)-2-octanol dehydrogenase protein, putative (Similar to Pichia finlandica ODH) yields MSYNLVNKVAVVTGGLTGIGLATTIKLLKNGSKVIVGDFLHEHEIDTVLNHIHKQVPENHHQIKFLRINVANYQDNVNLVDFALDEYQDLHYVVTNATTAVATNTKTETLGQFKDVIDTNLNGVFALNKLAINYWEEFHKPGSIVNVSKILGLTSTKGLTSYRVCQGGVQSLTQSLSLAYANKGIRLNSVIPGYVEISPMLGQINQHIETNTLKQHPMARLGKPDEISNAIAFLLSDEASFVSGASLVVDGGYSAQIGN; encoded by the coding sequence ATGTCCTACAATTTAGTAAATAAAGTTGCGGTAGTTACTGGTGGACTCACAGGCATTGGTTTGGCCACCACCATAAAGTTACTTAAGAATGGTTCAAAAGTGATTGTTGGTGATTTTTTACATGAACATGAGATTGATACAGTTTTAAATCATATTCATAAACAAGTCCCtgaaaatcatcatcaaatcaaatttttaagAATAAATGTTGCCAATTATCAAGATAACGTCAATCTTGTAGATTTTGCCTTGGATGAATATCAGGATTTGCATTATGTTGTGACCAATGCAACCACTGCCGTTGCCACCAACACTAAGACGGAAACACTTGGCCAATTCAAGGATGTAATTGATACCAACTTGAATGGTGTTTTTGctttaaacaaattggCTATCAATTATTGGGAAGAGTTTCATAAACCAGGGAGTATTGTTAATGTAAGCAAGATATTGGGGTTGACCAGTACTAAAGGGTTAACTAGCTATCGTGTTTGTCAAGGCGGAGTTCAATCATTAACACaatctttatctttagCATACGCTAATAAAGGTATAAGGCTAAATTCAGTGATTCCAGGTTATGTTGAAATATCTCCAATGTTGGGTCAAATTAATCAACATATAGAAACTAACACTTTGAAACAACATCCAATGGCTAGATTAGGGAAACCTGATGAAATTTCCAATGCCATAGCTTTCTTGTTATCAGATGAAGCATCATTTGTAAGTGGTGCATCGTTGGTGGTTGATGGAGGATATTCTGCCCAAATAGGAAATTAG
- a CDS encoding boron efflux transporter, putative (Similar to S. cerevisiae BOR1) has translation MGLSFRHFNYFGYGIYNDIKSRLPHYKSDFTDAFNYRVIPSTAFIFFTNLLPAIAFAQDMFDKTDHAYGVNEVLMSSALAGVVFGLFSGQPLCIVGVTGPISIFSYTVYELIHPRGTPYFPFMCWIYLWSMVFHIIIAVGNYISFLQIISLYSCDIFGFFINMVYIQKGIQILSNQFDDVDLASGYCSVMIALLMVICGVGSNILGNYLHYFKPWVRKVFVDYGVVASVIFFTGFIHFGGKLDNTELARLPITQSFQPTRSGDIRPHGWFIHFWPGENISVGDVFLAIPFAILLTFLFYFDHNVSSLMCQSKEYPLTKPASFHWDFLLLGLTTGLAGILGIPAPNGLIPQAPLHTDSLVIHDKTGKRLSVVEQRVTNTAQGALTFLMMSRPFLVVLGLVPQAVLSGLFFIMAIGGLHGNIVTNRIRYCFLDKEYIETDPQCPQVWKDIHRLPTKKWFYIYTLLEIIGGVAEFAITLTKGAVGFPGVLLLLAFCAKWVWPLIIPKDELAKLDGDVADEFILKNFTVASDERKRRRRRSDAEEKERGSNYHESTNEQSGSITS, from the coding sequence ATGGGGTTATCATTTAGAcattttaattattttggGTATGGAATCTATAATGATATCAAGAGTAGACTACCGCATTATAAATCAGATTTCACTGATGCATTCAACTATCGAGTGATTCCATCAACTgcatttattttcttcacaaatttattaccaGCCATCGCATTTGCTCAAGATATGTTTGATAAAACTGATCATGCTTATGGTGTTAATGAAGTTTTAATGCTGAGTGCTCTTGCTGGGGTAGTATTTGGGTTATTTTCAGGTCAACCTTTATGTATTGTTGGAGTTACTGGACCAATATCGATTTTCAGTTATACAGTTTatgaattaattcatcCTCGTGGCACACCTTATTTCCCCTTTATGTGTTGGATTTATCTTTGGTCAATGGTTTTCCATATAATTATTGCTGTGGGGAATTATATTTCATTCTTACAAATCATTAGTCTTTATAGTTGTGACATTTTTGGGTTTTTTATTAACATGgtttatattcaaaaaggtattcaaatattgagtaatcaatttgatgatgttgatttaGCAAGTGGATATTGTTCGGTAATGATCGCATTATTAATGGTAATATGTGGAGTAGGATCTAATATTTTGGGTAATTATTTACATTATTTTAAACCTTGGGTTAGGAAAgtatttgttgattatgGGGTTGTGGCGCtggtaatttttttcacgggatttattcattttggCGGTAAATTGGACAATACAGAATTAGCAAGATTACCAATAACTCAATCTTTCCAACCGACAAGAAGTGGCGACATACGACCACATGGATGgtttattcatttttggCCAGGAGAAAATATTTCTGTTGGAGATGTATTTTTGGCCATCCCATTTGCTATTTTGTTgacatttttattttattttgatcaTAATGTTTCGTCATTGATGTGTCAACTGAAAGAATACCCATTGACTAAACCTGCATCTTTCCATTGGGATTTCTTATTGTTAGGATTAACTACTGGTCTTGCTGGCATATTGGGGATCCCAGCACCAAATGGATTGATTCCTCAAGCACCATTACATACAGATTCATTAGTCATTCATGACAAAACCGGGAAAAGATTATCGGTAGTGGAACAAAGAGTAACAAATACTGCTCAAGGAGCATTGACATTTTTAATGATGTCAAGACCGtttttggtggttttaGGACTAGTACCACAAGCTGTGCTTTCAGGgttatttttcattatggCTATTGGTGGATTACATGGGAATATCGTCACCAATAGAATAAGGTATTGTTTTTTGGATAAAGAATATATAGAGACCGATCCACAATGTCCTCAAGTTTGGAAAGATATTCATCGATTGCCGACCAAGAAATggttttatatttatacttTGCTTGAGATTATTGGCGGAGTGGCAGAATTTGCAATCACATTAACCAAAGGTGCAGTGGGATTCCCTGGAGTGTTGTTGCTTCTTGCCTTTTGTGCCAAATGGGTTTGGCCATTGATTATTCCGAAAGACGAATTAGCCAAGCTAGATGGAGATGTAGCTGATGAATTCATCCTTAAGAATTTCACCGTTGCATCTgatgaaagaaagagaagaCGCAGAAGGTCAGATGCAGAGGAAAAAGAACGAGGAAGTAATTATCATGAATCCACTAATGAACAAAGCGGTAGTATAACGTCGTAG
- the SOU2 gene encoding L-xylulose reductase, putative (Similar to Trichoderma reesei LXR1;~In C. albicans: not required for utilization of L-sorbose), which produces MSKETISYTNDALGPLPTKPATIPDNILDAFSLKGKVASVTGSSGGIGWAVAEGYAQAGADVAIWYNSHPADDKAEYLAKTYGVKSKAYKCNVTDFQDVEKVVKQIESDFGTIDIFVANAGVAWTDGPEIDVKGVDKWNKVVNVDLNSVYYCAHVVGPIFRKHGKGSFIFTASMSASIVNVPQLQAAYNAAKAGVKHLSKSLSVEWAPFARVNSVSPGYIATHLSEFADPDVKNKWLQLTPLGREAKPRELVGAYLYLASDAASYTTGADLAVDGGYTVV; this is translated from the coding sequence ATGAGcaaagaaacaatttcatACACCAATGATGCATTAGGTCCCTTACCAACTAAACCAGCAACAATTCCCGATAACATTTTAGATGCATTTTCATTAAAGGGTAAAGTTGCATCTGTAACTGGTTCTTCAGGAGGAATTGGTTGGGCAGTGGCTGAAGGGTATGCCCAAGCTGGGGCTGATGTTGCCATATGGTACAATTCCCATCCTGCTGATGATAAAGCGGAATATTTAGCCAAGACTTATGGAGTTAAATCCAAAGCTTACAAATGTAATGTCACTGATTTCCAAGATGTAGAAAAAGTTGTCAAACAAATAGAACTGGATTTTGGTACTATTGATATCTTTGTTGCCAATGCTGGTGTTGCCTGGACTGATGGTCCTGAAATCGACGTCAAGGGAGTAGACAAATGGAATAAAGTTGTTAATGTTGATTTAAACAGTGTTTATTATTGTGCTCATGTTGTTGGTCCAATTTTCAGAAAACACGGCAAGGGGTCATTTATTTTCACAGCCAGTATGTCTGCTTCAATTGTCAATGTTCCACAATTACAAGCCGCTTATAATGCTGCTAAAGCCGGGGTTAAACATTTGTCTAAATCATTGAGTGTGGAATGGGCACCATTTGCTAGAGTCAATTCTGTTTCTCCAGGTTACATTGCTACTCATCTTAGTGAATTTGCTGATCCTGATGTCAAGAATAAATGGTTGCAACTTACACCACTTGGTAGAGAAGCAAAACCAAGAGAACTTGTTGGTGCTTACTTGTATTTGGCTTCTGATGCTGCATCGTATACAACTGGAGCTGATCTTGCTGTCGATGGAGGTTACACAGTGGTTTAG
- the SOU1 gene encoding sorbitol utilization protein, putative (In C. albicans: enzyme involved in utilization of L-sorbose; has sorbitol dehydrogenase, fructose reductase, and sorbose reductase activities; has NAD-binding site motif; transcriptional regulation affected by chromosome 5 copy number) → MSEEVISYTNPALGPLPTKAPQLPSNVLDLFSLKGKVASVTGSSGGIGWSVAEAFAQAGADVAIWYNSKPADEKAEYLIKTYGVNAKAYKCNVTDPNDVSKVINQIEKDFGTIDIFVANAGVAWTEGPEIDVKGYDQWNKIIDCDLNGVYYCAHTVGQIFKKNKSGSLIITSSMSGTIVNIPQLQAPYNAAKAACTHLAKSLSVEWASFGARVNSISPGYILTDIADFADPEMKKKWWQLTPLGREGLPQELVGAYLYLASNASTYTTGSNIAVDGGYTCP, encoded by the coding sequence ATGAGCGAAGAAGTCATTTCATATACAAATCCTGCTTTAGGTCCATTACCAACAAAAGCTCCTCAATTACCATCAAATGttcttgatttattttctttaaaggGTAAAGTAGCTTCAGTGACAGGGTCATCAGGAGGAATTGGTTGGTCAGTAGCAGAAGCATTTGCCCAAGCTGGTGCTGATGTTGCTATTTGGTATAATTCTAAACCCGCCGATGAAAAAGCtgaatatttaattaaaacttATGGTGTCAATGCTAAAGCTTATAAATGTAATGTTACTGATCCTAATGATGTTTCTAAAGtgattaatcaaattgaaaaagattttgGAACCATTGATATATTTGTTGCTAATGCTGGTGTTGCCTGGACTGAAGGACCAGAAATTGATGTTAAAGGTTATGATCAATGGaataaaatcattgattgtGATTTAAATGGAGTTTATTATTGTGCTCATACTGTAGgacaaattttcaaaaagaataaatctGGGTCATTAATTATTACTTCATCAATGTCGGGGACAATTGTTAATATCCCGCAATTACAAGCCCCTTATAATGCTGCTAAAGCTGCTTGTACTCATTTAGCTAAATCATTAAGTGTTGAATGGGCTAGTTTTGGTGCTAGagtaaattcaatttcccCTGGATATATATTGACGGATATCGCTGATTTTGCCGATCcagaaatgaaaaagaaatggtGGCAATTGACACCTTTAGGAAGAGAAGGATTACCACAAGAATTGGTAGGGGcatatttgtatttggCTTCGAATGCATCAACTTATACTACTGGTTCCAATATTGCTGTTGACGGAGGTTATACATGTCcataa